Proteins from one Oenanthe melanoleuca isolate GR-GAL-2019-014 chromosome 1, OMel1.0, whole genome shotgun sequence genomic window:
- the NDUFB4 gene encoding NADH dehydrogenase [ubiquinone] 1 beta subcomplex subunit 4, whose amino-acid sequence MAEGLDQDDLYRRYSPNHSVSGRGGRCSRRPRGGGGAGIASRRRHKWLSKMASAPPPSAARLYRPNRFVSLPAELDPDTYDTSPEKRRAEAERLAIRSQLKRQYLLQLNNPSPPAVIEDPALIRWAYAKSQNVYPTFRPTPKTSFLGAAYALGPLLFWIAVLKAHRDYKEKRIQEGKYKRPFSVFF is encoded by the exons atggcagaggggttggaccAGGATGACCTTTACCGCCGCTACAGCCCAAACCACTCCGTTTCCGGGAGGGGAGGCCGCTGCTCCCGCCGACCgcgcggcgggggcggagcCGGCATCGCCTCCCGCCGGCGGCACAAGTGGTTGTCCAAGATGGCGTCAGCGCCGCCTCCATCGGCGGCCAGGCTGTACCGGCCGAACCGCTTCGTCTCGCTGCCCGCCGAGCTCGATCCCGACACCTACGACACATCGCCGGAGAAGCGCCGCGCCGAGGCCGAGCGCCTGGCGATCCGCTCCCAGCTCAAGCGGCAATACCTGCTGCAGCTCAACAACCCCAGCCCGCCCGCCGTCATC GAAGATCCCGCCTTGATACGCTGGGCCTATGCGAAGTCGCAGAACGTCTACCCTACTTTCCGCCCGACACCCAAGACTTCCTTTCTAGGAGCTGCTTATGCGTTAGGCCCCCTCCTCTTCTGGATCGCTGTCTTAAAGGCTCACAGG GATTATAAAGAGAAGCGTATCCAGGAAGGTAAATACAAGCGACCGTTCAGTGTATTCTTCTAA